Proteins co-encoded in one Juglans regia cultivar Chandler chromosome 16, Walnut 2.0, whole genome shotgun sequence genomic window:
- the LOC108998151 gene encoding 60S ribosomal protein L44 isoform X1: MQVNVPKTKKTYCKSKECRKHTLHKVTQYKKGKDSLAVQGKRRYDRKQSGYGGQTKPVFHKKAKTTKKIVLRLQCQGCKHVSQHPIKRCKHFEIGGDKKGKGTSLF, encoded by the exons ATGCAGGTGAACGTACCTAAGACAAAGAAAACATACTGTAAGAGCAAGGAGTGCAGGAAGCACACCTTGCATAAGGTTACACAGTACAAGAAGGGCAAGGATAGTCTTGCTGTTCAGGGCAAGCGCCGCTATGACCGCAAGCAATCTGGTTATGGAGGACAGACCAAGCCCGTCTTCCACAAAAAG GCCAAGACTACCAAGAAGATTGTGCTGAGGTTGCAGTGCCAGGGTTGCAAGCATGTTTCCCAGCACCCAATTAAG AGGTGCAAGCATTTTGAGATTGGTGGAGACAAGAAGGGGAAGGGGACTTCTCTTTTCTAA
- the LOC108998151 gene encoding 60S ribosomal protein L44 isoform X2, with product MVNVPKTKKTYCKSKECRKHTLHKVTQYKKGKDSLAVQGKRRYDRKQSGYGGQTKPVFHKKAKTTKKIVLRLQCQGCKHVSQHPIKRCKHFEIGGDKKGKGTSLF from the exons atg GTGAACGTACCTAAGACAAAGAAAACATACTGTAAGAGCAAGGAGTGCAGGAAGCACACCTTGCATAAGGTTACACAGTACAAGAAGGGCAAGGATAGTCTTGCTGTTCAGGGCAAGCGCCGCTATGACCGCAAGCAATCTGGTTATGGAGGACAGACCAAGCCCGTCTTCCACAAAAAG GCCAAGACTACCAAGAAGATTGTGCTGAGGTTGCAGTGCCAGGGTTGCAAGCATGTTTCCCAGCACCCAATTAAG AGGTGCAAGCATTTTGAGATTGGTGGAGACAAGAAGGGGAAGGGGACTTCTCTTTTCTAA